Proteins from one Acidobacteriota bacterium genomic window:
- a CDS encoding nuclear transport factor 2 family protein encodes MKRTLWIRIGVAVVVALATVLVATQTKKEPKEIKKGVQSMKETILSLEKGAMERWRNGDPWGWVEISAEDVTYVDPTLTRPILGLEEYKAYLKQLEGKIRYQSSEFIDPKVVVVGDAAVLTYNYRSTATTPEGAVTSQILWNATEVYFRRDGRWKIAHTHWSYVKHKLPKSLEIPIPVQLSLKQYEGVLGEVMALESAAMERWRKGDPWGFTEISAPDVTYFDTGTPQRLNGLEALKAEYAKIEGKIHYDVMDFIDPRVQAHGDMAVLTYRFFSTWLNPDGSILSRTPWNCTEIFVRIEGKWRIIHTHWSYIKGEMM; translated from the coding sequence ATGAAAAGAACTCTTTGGATCAGAATCGGAGTCGCGGTAGTTGTGGCTTTAGCCACCGTGCTCGTTGCCACTCAGACAAAGAAAGAGCCTAAGGAGATTAAGAAAGGAGTGCAATCGATGAAAGAAACTATCCTCTCTCTTGAGAAGGGCGCCATGGAACGCTGGCGCAACGGCGATCCTTGGGGCTGGGTGGAAATCAGTGCCGAGGACGTGACCTATGTAGATCCCACCCTGACCAGGCCTATTCTCGGTCTTGAGGAATACAAAGCATACCTGAAGCAGCTCGAGGGAAAAATCCGTTACCAGAGTTCGGAATTCATCGATCCTAAGGTTGTGGTTGTCGGGGATGCGGCTGTCTTAACGTACAATTATCGATCTACAGCCACCACACCGGAAGGAGCCGTCACAAGCCAAATCCTTTGGAACGCGACGGAAGTATATTTCCGACGGGATGGAAGGTGGAAAATCGCTCATACCCATTGGTCATATGTCAAGCACAAGCTCCCCAAGAGTCTGGAAATTCCCATTCCAGTGCAATTGTCGCTCAAGCAATACGAGGGGGTGTTGGGTGAGGTCATGGCGCTGGAATCCGCTGCGATGGAGAGGTGGCGTAAGGGAGACCCCTGGGGATTCACTGAAATCAGTGCTCCGGACGTCACGTACTTCGACACTGGGACGCCTCAACGATTAAATGGCCTGGAGGCCTTAAAAGCTGAATATGCGAAGATAGAAGGGAAGATCCATTACGATGTGATGGATTTTATCGACCCGAGGGTCCAGGCCCACGGAGATATGGCCGTGTTGACGTACCGTTTCTTCTCCACCTGGCTGAATCCAGACGGTTCCATTTTGAGCAGAACACCCTGGAACTGCACTGAGATCTTTGTGCGAATCGAAGGGAAATGGAGAATCATCCACACCCACTGGTCGTACATCAAGGGTGAGATGATGTGA